One Formosa agariphila KMM 3901 genomic window, TCTTCTAACCATAAACCATTATATATTAGCATACAGAATGCTATATAAATGGCATTTGAGTAGATTTAAACTAATAAAAATTATTTTATAATTTAGAGTTTATTAAATTCGTATCGACTATTTAGACCTTATGAAAAAATCGACCAAATCATTATTTTATTTACTTCTGTCTTGCCTTTTTTTGTCGACTGCTTTAAGTTACGGACAAGACAAATCTGTTGCGTTAAAAGATTCAACGGCGGTTAAGAAGCAAAAAATTGAAATTGAATATACCGATGAAGGCTTTGAGTTTAAAACTTCTGATGAGAAATATGCCCTTCATATAGAATCGCGTTTACAATTTAGATTTTCCACTCCAAGTGATTTAAATCCGGTAACCTACGATGAAATATATTCCGAAAAGGAAACGGTTTTTAAGATAAACAGAGCACGTTTAAAAGTAGGGGGTCACGCTTATAAACCTTGGTTAAAATACTACTGGGAATACGAAGTATCTGCTGGAAATCTTATGGATTTCAGGGTTATGATTGAAAAGTATTCGTTCTTTAAAATTAAAGTTGGGCAATGGAAAACCTATTACAATCGAGAACGTGTAATTTCTTCTGGAAAACAACAAATGGCAGACCGTTCTATTTTAACGCGTCCTTTTACCCTAGATAGACAGCAAGGTATTGAGTTTTATGGTAGAATTAACCCGAGCAAATTTGCCGATATTACATATCACGCTTCCATTTTAACAGGTACGGGACGTGGTTCCACAGAAAATGACGACGAACATTTAATGTATGTGGGGCGTTTACAATATAATTTTATGGGGCGTGAATTGAGTTTCACGGGTTCAGATTTGGCCTATCATGATGACTTTACCGGATTAATTGCTGTAGCGGGAACTACTAACCGAAGTCCATACACGCGTTTTTCTCAAGCTGGTGGCGGACAATTAGTTGGTTTTGAAGATGGTGTAGACGGACAATATAAAGTCAATCAATTTTTACTAGAAACTGCCTTTATGTATCGTGGATTATCTTGGCAAAACGAATTTCATACTAAAGAAATTTACGATTATGTAAATGACCAAACCACTAATTTAAAAGGTGCATATTTTCAGTCTGGATATTTTTTCCATAGTATTTGGCCTAAGTTTCCAAAACCCTTAGAGGTTGCGGCGCGCTATGCTTATTACATTCCGAATACACATTTGTCTAATAATTTAGAAGAAGAATTTGTTTTGGCATTTAACTGGTTTTTTAATGGTCATAGAAATAAGTTAACGTCTGAAGTTACATACTTCAACTTTCAAGACCAGACCGGAATTTACGATAACGGCTTACGTTTTAGAGTACAATGGGATATTTCTTTTTAAAATATCATCTTTATGTATAGAAAACGCCTTGTATCTTAAAAATATACAAGGCGTTTTTATGTCTTCAACATATGCTTTAATGCATATATGAAAATGTTAGTTTTTCATTTGCGAATCAATCCACATATTAACGCGACGTTCTAATAATTCCATTGGTAAAGCGCCTCCACCAAGCAAGGTGTCGTGAAATCCTTTTATATCAAATTTATCACCTAATTTGTCTTCTGCTGTTTTACGTAATTCCTGAATTTTAAGCATTCCTATTTTGTAGGATGTCGCTTGTCCAGGCATTACCATGTAGCGTTGTACTTCTGCGGTAATAGCACCATCTGACACCGATGAGTTTTCTTTAAAATATTTAAAAGCATCAGCTTCTGTCCAGCCTTTGGCATGTAATCCAGTATCCACCACCAAACGGATGGCTCTCCATATTTCATTAACCAAGCGTCCGAAATCGTAATACGGATTTTGGTATCCGCCCATTTCCTTAGCCAATATTTCCGAATATAAAGCCCAACCTTCGCTATACACACTAAAACCGGCTTGTGTTCTAAACTGTGGTACACCTTCTAATTCTTGAGCAATAGAAATCTGCATGTGATGCCCTGGTAGACCTTCATGATACGCGACACCTTCCATTGTGGTTTTGTCCATCATACTCATATCAGAAAGATGAACATAATACGTTCCAGGTCTAGAGCCATCCGGAGTTCCTGCATTATAATGTTGTGGTGCACCATCTTGTTCTCTAAAGGCTTCAACACGTTTAACTTCTAATTTAGCTTTAGGAAGAATTCCGAAATAATCGGGTAATTTTTTCTCTATAGCATCTAGATATTTTGTGGATTCATCTAAATATCCTTGTCTACCTTCGTCTGTATTTGGAAAGTAAAATTGAGGGTCGCTATCTACAAACTTAAAAAACGCATTTAAGTCGCCATCGAAACCAACTTTATCCTTAATCGCTAGCATTTCTTCTCTAATTCTAGCCACTTCTTCTAATCCTTTTTCATGCACTTGGTCTGCTGTTAGATTGGAAGTAGTAAAAACTTTTAACTGATAATTGTAAAAATCTTTACCGTTCTCATGCCTGCTAACTCCTGTAGGTGTTGCTTCTGCATTTTCAATTTCAGATTCTAACCACGTTAAAAGATTCTGATACGCAGGTATAAATGCTTCTTGAATTACAGATGCCGATTCTTGTTTTAAAGATTCAGCCTCTTCAGAAGTTATTTGTTCTGAAGCTAAAAGCGCATCGGTTTTTCTATGCATATCTTCTAATACTGTTTTACCATCAAGTAATCCTTTTGTTTGAGAAATAACTGTTTCGAAAGCAAATTTTGGAGGTAATATACCTAAATCGGCTTGGTCTTGAGCTTTAATCAATAATTGATTCATAGCAACACCTACACCTTTAATTCTAGAAATATATGCCGTCATGTCTGGCAGACTATCCACTTTATGATAATTAATTAAGAAGTTCGGAAAGTACGTATGTGCTCCACGCATTTGTTCAAATACATATTCCATATCTCTATACGTCATGCCTTCCTTTAACATCTCGTATTGATACATCCATAAGTCGTAAGAAGCTTGGTCTGCTTCATCCAAATTATCATAATCAAATGTTTCTTTTAACGTTTTGGCACTTTCGGCATACCAAGCGAGTTTTCTATCTTCCGCTTCTTTACTCATGTCGTCGATTTTATCATTTAAATCTTTTCGACCTAGAGAAGTTAAGTGCATCGGACTCATTTGAAGTAACTCTTCGTACTTCACATCAAACCATGCATTCAGTTCTGCTTTCTGACTAACGACAGCTTTTGGTTCTTCTTTGCAGGAAGCAAATACTAGTAGAAAAAATAAAACCGGCAGTGCGATTTTTGTAATGTTACATGTTTTCATAAAATGTATATCAAGTTAAATTAGGTTTAGGCTAAATATAGCTAATTAAATGAAGTGAAAGCAAATATGGGCTCGATAGTCAATTTCCATATCTAAATCTGATTAAAATGAAAAAAAAGCAACTGGAATTTGTGTAAAACTTAAAAATTGAAGACCTAATTATTCGTTAATAACTCCTGATAACTCTACTTCTTTTTACTCCGTAAAAGTTATATTTTGCGGACTCTTATTTAAGGAAAGAAAATGAAAGTTTGTATAGCCGAAAAGCCAAGTGTAGCCCGTGAAATTGCGTCTGTTTTAGGTGCGAATACCAAACACGATGGATATTACGAAGGTAATGGCTACGCGGTAACTTACACTTTTGGGCATTTATGTACATTGTTTGAACCAAACGACTATAAACCACACTGGAAAAGTTGGGATTTAAACAATTTACCCATGCTTCCCGAGAAGTTTAAAACCAAAGTGACTTCGGATTCCGGAATTCAGAAGCAATTTAATATTGTAAAAGGATTATTTGACAGAGCCGATGTGGTTATAAACTGCGGGGATGCTGGTCAAGAGGGAGAATTAATACAACGTTGGGTTTTAGACCAAGCAGAGTATAAAGGTAAGGTAGAACGCTTATGGATTTCGTCCTTAACCACAGAAGCCATAAAAGAAGGTTTCGAGCATTTAAAACCGTCTGAACAATACGATAATTTGTATTACGCTGGGTTTTCTAGAGCGATTGGCGACTGGTTATTAGGAATGAATGCGACGCGTTTATACACCGTTAAACATGGTGGTTACAAGCAAGTGTTGTCTATTGGTCGCGTGCAAACACCAACTTTGGCTATGGTTGTAAATCGGTTTAAAGAGATTGAAAATTTTAAGCCACAACCATATTGGGAGTTACAAACCATGTATCGGGACACCTTATTTAGTTATGAAGAAGGGCGTTTTTTAAAGATGGAAGATGGTGAGTTACTCGCCAATAAAGTTAAAGAAGACGATTTTGAAATTGTTTCGATTACCAAAAAGAAAGGCACAGAATATGCGCCTAAATTATTCGATTTAACAGGATTACAGGTATATTGTAATACGAAATTTGGATTTTCGGCAGATGAAACTTTAAAAATCGTTCAGAAGCTGTACGAGCAAAAGGTGGTGACCTATCCTAGAGTAGATACCACGTTCTTACCGAACGACGTGTATCCAAAAGTACATGGCATTCTTCAGAAATTAACAAAATACAACACCTTAACCGAACCGCTTTTAGGCAAGAAAATTAAGAAATCGGCTAAAGTATTCAACGATAAAAAAGTAACCGATCACCACGCTATTATCCCAACGGGAATTCAGATTAATTTACAATACAATCAGCAACAGGTTTACGACATTATAGTAAAGCGATTTATTGCTGTGTTTTACGATGATTGTTCGGTATCTAATACCACGGTAATTGGTAAAGCGGCCGAAGTAAATTTTAAAACCACTGGAAAAGAAATTCTTAAAAAAGGGTGGCGTGTTGTATTTGAATCTCCTGATAAAGAGAAAAAAGAATCAGGTATTTTACCCACGTTTGTTAAAGGTGAAAAAGGACCTCATGAACCCTCGTTTTTAGAAAAGCAAACCAAACCACCAAATCAATTTACGGAAGCTTCCCTCCTACGTGCTATGGAAACGGCAGGTAAGCAAGTAGACGATGATGATTTGCGCGAGCTCATGAAGGAAAATGGTATTGGAAGACCGTCTACACGAGCCAATATTATTGAAACCTTATTCCGAAGAAAATACATTGTCCGTAATAAAAAACAATTACTGCCTACTACAACTGGAATACAGTTGATAGATATCATTCAGAACGATTTATTAAAATCTGCAGAACTGACAGGATTGTGGGAAAAGCAATTAAAAGATATAGAAAAAGGCGAATACAATGCGGGAACGTTTATAAATAACATGAAACGCATGGTTGACGAGTTGGTGTACGAAGTACGTAGTGAAACCAAACGTGCCAATATCTCTTATGAAGCAAATGCCGAAAAAAAGACAGCCAAAGCTGAAACGAAGAAACAGGCAGGTATTTTATCTGAGAACTGTCCGAAATGTAAACAAGGCAACCTGATAAAAGGAAAATCGGCTTACGGTTGTAGCGCATTTAAATCGGGTTGTAAATTCGTATTACCATTCAGTTTTAGCGATAAAAAGATTTCTGAAAAACAATATATCCGTTTACTTCAAAAAGGATCTACTGTCAACCTAAAAGGATTCAAAACTGAGCAAGGTACTGTTGAAGGTTTGTTGCGATTTGACGACGATTTTAAACTGGTTTTAGAACCTAAAGTCGCCGTTAAAAAAGAAACAAAAACAGAAGTTCCTGATACTTTAACGTGTCCGAAATGCAAGCAAGGCACAGTTATGAAAGGCAAGACCGCTTATGGTTGTAGTGCTTATAAATCGGGTTGCGATTTTAAAGTTACTTTTGATACGATTAGAGAAAAATCGGCTGGAGAAAAACTTACAAAAGCATTGGTATTTAAAATATTAAACGCATCGATTTAAAGTTATGCATCAACACTTTAAAATATATAAACCTTATGGCTATTTAAGTCAGTTTATAAACAACGGACAAAAACAGCATCGTAAAAAGTTGCTTGGTGAGTTGGGAGAATTCCCTGAAGGCACTATGTCTATTGGGCGTTTAGATGAAAAATCTGAAGGGCTTTTATTACTCACTACCGATGGTAAAATGAGTGATTTTGTAAACAGCTCGAAAGTAGATAAAGAGTACTATGCCCAAGTAGATGGCGACATAACCGAAGCGGCTATTAAAGCTTTACAAAATGGTGTTGAAATAGGATTAAACGGCACCAAATACACTACCAAACCTTGCCCTGCTTTTAAGTTAGATGAGGTTCCTAATTTACCCGAACGCTGGAAAAAATTAAGAGACGAAAGACACGGGCCGACCTCTTGGGTTTCGATTATATTAAACGAAGGCAAATTTAGACAAGTCCGTAAAATGACTTCGGCAGTAGGATTTCCAACACTCCGTTTAGTCCGAGTTCGCGTTGGGACTATTTATCTTGACGACTTACAACCGGGAGATTCCATGCAATTATTAGATATTAAAAAAGAACTTAATTTAGACGCCTAAACGTTCTAAAACATCCTTTTTAAACGTTTCTCCAATTGGAATACGCATATCGTTTTGTAATACAATTTTAGTCTTTTGTAAGGCTTTAATGGAGTTTACATTTACAATAAACGATTTATGAACACGCATAAACTGATTATTATTGGGTAGCTTTTCCATAATATCTTTAAAACTCATTAAAGTAATTATGGCTTTATTGGTGCCTTCAACATGAATTTTAATATAATCTTTCAAGCCTTGAACATAAGTAATACTATCCGTTTTTATTTTGATGTTTTCGTACTCCGATTTTACAAATATAAAATCGTTGTCAGGCTTATTTATAGTGCCTAATACTGTTGGCATTCCATTGGCGGGTTGTAAGTGTTCCAATTCGTATTTTTCTTTTGCTCGCGTTACAGCTTTTATAAATCTGTGAAACGGGATGGGTTTAACTAAATAATCTGTGGCATTTAAATTAAATCCGTCTAATGCATATTGCGGATAGGCCGTTGTAAATATAAATTGAGGTAAGTTTTCTATAGATTTTACTAAATCAATACCACTTAAATTAGGCATTTCTATATCTAAAAACACTAAATCTACATTGTGTTTATTGAGGAGCGTAATCGCTTCTAACGGATTGGTACATTTCGCTACAATATCCATCCCTCCCATTTGTTTTAAGTACGATTCGACTACATCTATAGCTAAAGGCTCGTCATCTATAATGATACACTTCATACGGAAAGATTAAGGTTTAAATTAACGATATATTGACTGTCTACTGTGTCTATTTTAAGCGTATGCAAGTTTGGGTACAATAACTGTAAACGATCCTTGGTGTTTTGTAAACCAATACCAGAATTTTCAGGATCTTGTTTTCTGTTACCTATTAAATTAACACATTTAAAATTAAGTTCGTTGGCATTAACAATAATTTCAATGCGTACCAATGTATTTCCCTTAAAGTCTGTACCGTATTTAAATGCATTTTCAATAAATGCGATTAATAATAAAGGTCTTATTTTTTGTTGTGAAATACCACCTCTAATCAGTAAAGTGACATCGCGATTATTGGCAATCCTAAGACGCTGTAATTTTAAATAATTCTGAATGTAATCTAATTCATCATTAAGCATTACAAATTCATTATCTGCTTGGTATAGCATATATCGCATGAGCTCGGAAAGCATGATTACAGCTTCTGGAGCATCATTAGATTTTTTACTGGTTAAGGAATAAATACTATTTAAGGAATTGAATAAAAAATGTGGACTCAACTGATTTTTAAGAAAATGAAGCTCGGCAGACGATTTTTGAGACTCCACTTCTTTTTGGTGTTGTATGTTTTTATCCCATTCTATGTACA contains:
- a CDS encoding DUF885 domain-containing protein produces the protein MKTCNITKIALPVLFFLLVFASCKEEPKAVVSQKAELNAWFDVKYEELLQMSPMHLTSLGRKDLNDKIDDMSKEAEDRKLAWYAESAKTLKETFDYDNLDEADQASYDLWMYQYEMLKEGMTYRDMEYVFEQMRGAHTYFPNFLINYHKVDSLPDMTAYISRIKGVGVAMNQLLIKAQDQADLGILPPKFAFETVISQTKGLLDGKTVLEDMHRKTDALLASEQITSEEAESLKQESASVIQEAFIPAYQNLLTWLESEIENAEATPTGVSRHENGKDFYNYQLKVFTTSNLTADQVHEKGLEEVARIREEMLAIKDKVGFDGDLNAFFKFVDSDPQFYFPNTDEGRQGYLDESTKYLDAIEKKLPDYFGILPKAKLEVKRVEAFREQDGAPQHYNAGTPDGSRPGTYYVHLSDMSMMDKTTMEGVAYHEGLPGHHMQISIAQELEGVPQFRTQAGFSVYSEGWALYSEILAKEMGGYQNPYYDFGRLVNEIWRAIRLVVDTGLHAKGWTEADAFKYFKENSSVSDGAITAEVQRYMVMPGQATSYKIGMLKIQELRKTAEDKLGDKFDIKGFHDTLLGGGALPMELLERRVNMWIDSQMKN
- a CDS encoding type IA DNA topoisomerase, with the translated sequence MKVCIAEKPSVAREIASVLGANTKHDGYYEGNGYAVTYTFGHLCTLFEPNDYKPHWKSWDLNNLPMLPEKFKTKVTSDSGIQKQFNIVKGLFDRADVVINCGDAGQEGELIQRWVLDQAEYKGKVERLWISSLTTEAIKEGFEHLKPSEQYDNLYYAGFSRAIGDWLLGMNATRLYTVKHGGYKQVLSIGRVQTPTLAMVVNRFKEIENFKPQPYWELQTMYRDTLFSYEEGRFLKMEDGELLANKVKEDDFEIVSITKKKGTEYAPKLFDLTGLQVYCNTKFGFSADETLKIVQKLYEQKVVTYPRVDTTFLPNDVYPKVHGILQKLTKYNTLTEPLLGKKIKKSAKVFNDKKVTDHHAIIPTGIQINLQYNQQQVYDIIVKRFIAVFYDDCSVSNTTVIGKAAEVNFKTTGKEILKKGWRVVFESPDKEKKESGILPTFVKGEKGPHEPSFLEKQTKPPNQFTEASLLRAMETAGKQVDDDDLRELMKENGIGRPSTRANIIETLFRRKYIVRNKKQLLPTTTGIQLIDIIQNDLLKSAELTGLWEKQLKDIEKGEYNAGTFINNMKRMVDELVYEVRSETKRANISYEANAEKKTAKAETKKQAGILSENCPKCKQGNLIKGKSAYGCSAFKSGCKFVLPFSFSDKKISEKQYIRLLQKGSTVNLKGFKTEQGTVEGLLRFDDDFKLVLEPKVAVKKETKTEVPDTLTCPKCKQGTVMKGKTAYGCSAYKSGCDFKVTFDTIREKSAGEKLTKALVFKILNASI
- a CDS encoding pseudouridine synthase; this encodes MHQHFKIYKPYGYLSQFINNGQKQHRKKLLGELGEFPEGTMSIGRLDEKSEGLLLLTTDGKMSDFVNSSKVDKEYYAQVDGDITEAAIKALQNGVEIGLNGTKYTTKPCPAFKLDEVPNLPERWKKLRDERHGPTSWVSIILNEGKFRQVRKMTSAVGFPTLRLVRVRVGTIYLDDLQPGDSMQLLDIKKELNLDA
- a CDS encoding porin family protein, encoding MKKSTKSLFYLLLSCLFLSTALSYGQDKSVALKDSTAVKKQKIEIEYTDEGFEFKTSDEKYALHIESRLQFRFSTPSDLNPVTYDEIYSEKETVFKINRARLKVGGHAYKPWLKYYWEYEVSAGNLMDFRVMIEKYSFFKIKVGQWKTYYNRERVISSGKQQMADRSILTRPFTLDRQQGIEFYGRINPSKFADITYHASILTGTGRGSTENDDEHLMYVGRLQYNFMGRELSFTGSDLAYHDDFTGLIAVAGTTNRSPYTRFSQAGGGQLVGFEDGVDGQYKVNQFLLETAFMYRGLSWQNEFHTKEIYDYVNDQTTNLKGAYFQSGYFFHSIWPKFPKPLEVAARYAYYIPNTHLSNNLEEEFVLAFNWFFNGHRNKLTSEVTYFNFQDQTGIYDNGLRFRVQWDISF
- a CDS encoding sensor histidine kinase, giving the protein MTKKTQLFRILKQEGFIHLVIWAIFLFMFFLQVYFNTGRIPKAFLNFLIVGIFSFYINYLVLVPYFLLKKKNGFYFVAVIGLIVICVVLVEFVLPKPDIIHHLPPPQNDMNALGERPNFRGIRIGFPLFFNIILIVIGTAIKMYIEWDKNIQHQKEVESQKSSAELHFLKNQLSPHFLFNSLNSIYSLTSKKSNDAPEAVIMLSELMRYMLYQADNEFVMLNDELDYIQNYLKLQRLRIANNRDVTLLIRGGISQQKIRPLLLIAFIENAFKYGTDFKGNTLVRIEIIVNANELNFKCVNLIGNRKQDPENSGIGLQNTKDRLQLLYPNLHTLKIDTVDSQYIVNLNLNLSV
- a CDS encoding LytR/AlgR family response regulator transcription factor; translated protein: MKCIIIDDEPLAIDVVESYLKQMGGMDIVAKCTNPLEAITLLNKHNVDLVFLDIEMPNLSGIDLVKSIENLPQFIFTTAYPQYALDGFNLNATDYLVKPIPFHRFIKAVTRAKEKYELEHLQPANGMPTVLGTINKPDNDFIFVKSEYENIKIKTDSITYVQGLKDYIKIHVEGTNKAIITLMSFKDIMEKLPNNNQFMRVHKSFIVNVNSIKALQKTKIVLQNDMRIPIGETFKKDVLERLGV